One Anabas testudineus chromosome 15, fAnaTes1.2, whole genome shotgun sequence genomic window carries:
- the gtpbp2a gene encoding GTP-binding protein 2 yields the protein MDTRVLELFGSGNGHCSASQSSASNVKPGNGHGVSLRKSCTKNNKKSKTRFSRNFKPSNNTPYLPPEAEEGNIEYKLKLVNPTQYRFEHLATQMKWRLQEGRGEAVYQIGVEDNGMLVGLSEEDMRASLKTLHRLAEKVGADITVLREQEVDYDLDVPRKIAEVLIRKVPDDQQFLDLRVAVLGNVDSGKSTLLGVLTQGELDNGRGRARLNLFRHLHEIQTGRTSSISFEILGFNSKGEVVNYSESRTAEEICESASKMITFIDLAGHHKYLKTTIFGLTSYCPDFAMLVVSANTGIAGTTREHLGLAMALKVPIFIVISKIDLCTRGTVERTVRQLERVLKQPGCNKVPMVVGSTDDAVTAAQQFAQSPNITPIFTVSSVSGESLDLLKVFFNIIPPLSNSKEQEELMQQLTEFQVDEIYTVPEVGTVVGGTLYSGICREGDQLVVGPTDSGQFHKLTVGSIQRNRSGCRVLRAGQAATLALGDFDRSLLRKGMVMVSPEMDPTICWMFEAEIVLLFHAKTFHKGFQVTVHIGNVRQTATVEAVYGKEELRTGEKAVVLFKFIKHPEYLKVGAKVLFREGVTKGIGHVTKLQPIAQYLPSQSEDEEA from the exons ATGGATACGCGCGTATTGGAGTTATTTGGCTCAGGAAATGGACACTGCTCTGCATCTCAAAGTTCTGCGTCCAACGTCAAGCCGGGAAATGGCCATGGGGTATCCCTCAGAAAATCCTGtacaaagaacaacaagaaaTCAAAGACACGATTCTCTCGCAACTTCAAACCAAGCAATAACACCCCGTATCTACCTCCAGAG GCTGAAGAGGGAAATATAGAGTACAAG CTGAAGTTGGTGAACCCCACGCAATACCGCTTTGAGCACCTGGCAACACAAATGAAATGGCGTCTGCAGGAGGGTCGGGGTGAAGCTGTCTATCAAATAGGTGTTGAGGATAATGGCATGCTGGTGGGATTATCAGAGGAAGATATGAGGGCCTCACTGAAGACGCTCCATAGGCTGGCAGAGAA AGTTGGAGCTGACATCACTGTTCTCCGAGAGCAAGAGGTGGACTATGACCTGGATGTTCCTCGCAAGATCGCTGAAGTTCTCATTCGCAAGGTGCCAGATGACCAGCAG TTCTTAGACCTACGAGTAGCAGTACTGGGTAATGTAGACTCGGGAAAGTCCACTTTGTTGGGTGTTCTGACACAGGGTGAGCTGGACAATGGACGAGGAAGAGCGAGGCTCAACCTCTTCAGACATCTCCATGAGATCCAGACTGGACGCACTTCGAGCATCAGCTTTGAGATCCTTGGCTTCAACAGCAAAGGAGAG GTTGTGAATTACAGCGAGTCTCGTACAGCAGAGGAGATTTGTGAGAGTGCCTCTAAAATGATCACATTCATTGATCTGGCGGGTCACCACAAGTACCTGAAGACCACCATCTTTGGTCTCACCAGCTACTGTCCAGATTTCGCTATGCTGGTCGTCAGCGCAAATACTGGCATTG CTGGTACAACACGGGAGCATCTTGGGCTCGCAATGGCACTGAAGGTGCCAATTTTCATAGTCATCAGTAAAATAGACCTTTGTACGCGGGGCACTGTAGAACGTACAGTGCGGCAGCTGGAGCGTGTGTTGAAGCAGCCAGGCTGCAACAAGGTGCCTATGGTTGTAGGCAGTACGGACGATGcagtcacagcagcacaacagtTTGCCCAGTCGCCCAA CATCACTCCCATCTTCACCGTGTCCAGCGTGTCTGGAGAGAGTCTAGACCTGCTCAAGGTTTTCTTCAACATCATCCCTCCTCTCAGCAACAGcaaggagcaggaggagcttATGCAGCAGCTAACTGAGTTTCAG GTGGATGAAATCTACACAGTGCCAGAGGTGGGGACTGTGGTGGGAGGTACCCTTTACAG TGGTATTTGTCGTGAGGGAGATCAGCTGGTAGTAGGGCCCACAGATTCGGGCCAGTTCCACAAGCTGACCGTTGGGAGCATTCAGAGGAACCGCTCCGGTTGCCGAGTACTCAGGGCTGGCCAGGCTGCCACACTTGCCTTGGGCGACTTTGACCGCTCACTACTTCGTAAG GGAATGGTGATGGTGAGTCCAGAGATGGATCCTACCATTTGCTGGATGTTTGAAGCTGAGATTGTGCTGCTCTTCCATGCCAAGACTTTCCACAAAGGCTTCCAGGTTACTGTGCACATTGGGAACGTGAGACAGACCGCCACTGTGGAAGCTGTGTATGGCAAG gaggagctgagaaCAGGGGAGAAAGCAGTAGTTCTCTTTAAGTTCATCAAGCACCCAGAGTACCTTAAGGTGGGTGCTAAGGTGCTCTTCAGAGAGGGTGTGACCAAAGGTATTGGCCACGTCACCAAGTTGCAGCCAATTGCCCAGTACTTACCATCCCAAAGCGAAGATGAGGAAGCCTAA
- the LOC113158232 gene encoding otoraplin, with translation MIFPLVILLYAGLLHQTSALVRMDKLADSKICGDTDCSYVLSMATALDDFIAPDCRFINIKKSQMVYVYSKLVPEEGAGVFWSGSVYSDRYVDQMGIIGYFPATMVKETYKFTEDTVTIPTTTSDFYCD, from the exons ATGATTTTTCCACTAGTGATTCTGCTCTACGCTGGATTGCTGCACCAAACCTCAGCACTTGTCCGCATGGATAAACTAGCAGACAGCAAGATTTGTGGAGATACAGATTGCTCAT ATGTCCTCTCCATGGCCACAGCTTTGGATGACTTTATAGCTCCTGACTGCAGATTCATCAACATCAAGAAGAGCCAGATGGTTTATGTATATTCTAAACTCGTACCAGAGGAGGGCGCCGGAGTCTTCTGGTCTGGAAGT GTTTACAGTGATCGGTATGTGGACCAGATGGGCATCATTGGATACTTCCCCGCCACTATGGTGAAGGAGACATACAAGTTTACAGAAGACACAGTGACAATCCCCACAACA acCTCGGACTTCTACTGTGACTAA
- the polh gene encoding DNA polymerase eta, whose protein sequence is MEYGKERVVALVDMDCFYVQVEQRLNPALRNTPCVVAQYKTWKGGGIIAVSYEARARGVTRNMWVADAKKLCPDLQVARVRESHGKADLTFYREASVEVIEVMSRFAVIERASIDEAYMDLTAAVQQRMKTMTDKQIEADLLRTTYIQGYPQRSSVEETSAEDAVLDKEEQRSRGLQQWLASLPFPPSGEQGSAELQLTVGATIVEEMRAAIEKHTGFRCSAGISHNKVLSKLACGLNKPNRQTVLPLDSATELFNSLPICKIRNLGGKLGTSISETLGIETMGDLTRFSQAELGQHFGEKTGQWLYDLCRGIEFEAVKPRQLPKSIGCSKNFPGRTSLATKDQVQHWLYQLALELEERLTKDREANGRVAKLLTVGVRQLGDKRPSSFSRCCALVRYEATKISSDSFAIIKSLNTAGNQQTTWTPPLTLLHLSASKFSDAPSAGGIAGFLSSDVTSTQNMFSTTQSSTQSLSEPKNDSTCKQPGSIQSFFQKAAEKQKQKVTKEEEEVYEDQGSMSSSSHKPSATDCLLETATNFPASSLTPSSHSKNGSSSPHLGISSFFHKKSLERSLQVCASTLNKSETAPTSGCANIEDSQTTADVLTDQQTNPSSDLTSHQPPCVELTDALDVDSEVKHCPSSVAREDLLNCERCGLEVLVWEMPEHNDYHFALDLQNSLSSSAGSAAISTPSSTTSSSSSASSLRVGAAGTGQSSQGKTKNRGNSGPQPKRQRSQGGSMGTLDSFFKKN, encoded by the exons ATGGAGTACGGAAAGGAACGAGTGGTGGCCCTGGTGGATATGGACTGTTTCTACGTGCAGGTGGAGCAGAGGCTGAATCCGGCTCTGAGAAACACTCCCTGTGTGGTGGCTCAGTACAAGACGTGGAAAGGAGGCGG CATCATAGCTGTGAGTTACGAGGCCAGAGCCCGTGGTGTTACCAGGAACATGTGGGTGGCCGATGCAAAGAAACTGTGCCCGGACCTCCAGGTGGCACGGGTGCGTGAGTCTCATGGCAAAGCAGACCTGACATT TTACAGGGAGGCAAGCGTGGAGGTGATTGAGGTAATGTCTCGCTTTGCTGTGATTGAGAGAGCCAGCATTGATGAGGCCTACATGGATCTGACTGCTGCAGTGCAGCAGCGGATGAAAACCATGACCGACAAACAGATAGAGGCTGACCTGCTGAGGACAACCTACATCCAGGGGTACCCACAGAGATCATCTGTAGAGGAAACATCTGCTGAGGACGCTGTCTTGGATAAAG AGGAGCAGCGGTCCAGAGGTCTCCAACAGTGGCTGGCATCCTTGCCTTTCCCCCCGTCGGGGGAGCAGGGTTCGGCAGAACTGCAGCTAACTGTGGGTGCAACCATCGTTGAGGAAATGAGAGCAGCCATCGAGAAACACACAGGTTTTCGCTGTTCAGCAGGGATTTCACACAATAAG GTACTGTCTAAACTAGCCTGTGGTCTGAACAAACCTAACCGACAAACTGTTCTTCCTTTGGACTCTGCAACAGAGCTTTTTAACTCTCTACCCATCTGCAAGAT CCGTAACCTGGGCGGCAAGCTGGGTACCTCTATTTCAGAAACCCTGGGAATAGAAACGATGGGAGATCTGACTCGCTTTTCTCAGGCCGAACTAGGACAGCACTTTGGAGAAAAAACAGG GCAGTGGCTCTATGACTTGTGTCGGGGGATTGAGTTTGAAGCAGTTAAACCCAGACAGCTCCCAAAATCCATTGGCTGCAGTAAAAACTTTCCTGGAAGGACATCTCTGGCTACAAAAGATCAG GTGCAACATTGGCTTTATCAACTGGCCCTTGAGCTGGAGGAGCGACTCACCAAAGACAGAGAAGCG AATGGTCGGGTGGCTAAGTTGCTGACAGTTGGTGTACGACAGCTGGGAGATAAGAGACCAAGCAGCTTCTCCCGCTGTTGTGCTTTAGTGCGCTACGAAGCGACCAAAATATCCAGCGATAGCTTTGCTATTATCAAGAGTCTCAACACAGCAGGAAACCAACAGACAACATG GACTCCACCCCTTACCCTGCTACATCTTTCAGCTAGCAAATTCAGCGATGCTCCATCAGCAGGGGGGATAGCTGGTTTCCTTTCCAGTGATGTCACTTCCACCCAGAACATGTTCTCCACTACTCAGTCTTCCACTCAGTCCCTATCTGAACCCAAAAATGACTCAACATGCAAACAGCCTGGCAGTATTCAGTCTTTCTTTCAAAAGGCagctgagaaacaaaaacagaaagtaacaaaagaggaggaggaggtgtatGAAGACCAAGGCTCCATGTCTTCCTCCTCTCACAAACCTTCTGCAACTGATTGTCTGCTGGAGACCGCCACCAACTTCCCGGCTTCTTCACTCACACCCTCTTCTCACTCTAAAAATGGTTCTTCCAGCCCCCATCTTGGCATTTCATCTTTCTTCCACAAGAAGAGTCTTGAGAGAAGCTTACAGGTTTGCGCCTCAACACTGAACAAGTCTGAAACGGCACCTACCTCTGGGTGTGCGAATATAGAAGACTCTCAAACCACTGCTGACGTGTTGACAGACCAGCAGACAAATCCCAGTTCTGATTTAACATCTCATCAACCTCCCTGTGTAGAATTAACGGATGCACTGGATGTGGATTCAGAAGTAAAGCACTGTCCTTCCAGTGTGGCCAGAGAAGACCTGTTAAACTGTGAACGTTGTGGCCTAGAGGTTTTGGTGTGGGAAATGCCTGAACACAATGACTATCACTTTGCCCTGGATCTCCAGAATTCCCTCTCTTCATCCGCTGGTTCAGCAGCCATCTCTACGCCTTCCTCCACCACCTCATCGTCTTCCTCTGCATCTTCTCTCAGAGTGGGAGCAGCAGGCACAGGCCAGTCCTCCCAGGGCAAGACAAAGAACCGAGGCAATTCAGGACCCCAACCAAAAAGGCAGCGCTCTCAAGGTGGAAGTATGGGCACCCTTGATTCCTTCTTCAAGAAAAACTGA